A window of Microcystis aeruginosa FD4 contains these coding sequences:
- a CDS encoding phycobiliprotein lyase — translation MDGMTFFQKSAGQWKSQRTTHHLPFRRSETGDSEIYVEALSADNPKIIAICEMHEVDPAKTVGGAFVSWDGSMQWDKEDENHQGTTVFALIPDEDNPQAGVLLRERGYAEIVPVAGRYHIDEQEGLVLITEYETMTSIERFWFADADLRLRTSTVQRFGGFNTATFCAESRNQSSESVSSDSPEPSSYSISGW, via the coding sequence ATGGACGGGATGACCTTTTTTCAGAAAAGTGCGGGACAGTGGAAATCTCAGCGCACCACCCATCATTTACCCTTTCGACGCTCAGAAACCGGCGATTCCGAGATTTATGTGGAAGCTTTAAGCGCCGATAACCCGAAAATTATCGCTATCTGTGAAATGCACGAAGTCGATCCCGCTAAGACTGTGGGGGGTGCCTTTGTCAGTTGGGATGGTTCGATGCAGTGGGACAAAGAAGACGAAAATCATCAAGGAACCACCGTTTTTGCGCTAATTCCCGACGAAGATAATCCCCAAGCTGGTGTTCTGTTGCGGGAGCGAGGTTATGCGGAAATCGTTCCCGTGGCGGGCCGTTATCACATTGATGAACAGGAAGGTTTAGTCTTAATTACAGAATACGAAACAATGACCTCGATCGAGCGTTTCTGGTTTGCCGATGCCGATTTACGTCTCCGCACTAGCACAGTTCAACGTTTTGGCGGTTTTAATACGGCCACTTTCTGTGCTGAATCCCGCAATCAGTCATCGGAGTCAGTCTCTAGTGATTCCCCCGAACCGTCATCCTATTCGATTAGTGGCTGGTAA
- a CDS encoding phycobilisome rod-core linker polypeptide, whose product MAIPLLNYAPKSQNVRVAGYDVGGDEKPKVYTTENVLSPTDLDDLIEAAYRQIFFHAFKWDREPFLESQLRNGQLSVRDFIRGLLLSKTFYNSFYEKNSNYRFVEQVVQRVLGRDVYSEREKIAWSIVVATKGIQGFVDQLLNSDEYLQSFGYDTVPYQRRRTLASREIGERPFNITSPRYDGYYRGILGFPQIVWQNAVRRYVPQEQKPKAGDPSSFLAMARGLGSAKGNPVPRVSAMNINIEASVPRR is encoded by the coding sequence TTGGCCATTCCTCTTTTAAATTACGCCCCCAAGTCCCAAAACGTGCGGGTAGCTGGTTATGATGTCGGTGGAGACGAAAAACCGAAAGTTTACACGACGGAAAATGTCCTCTCCCCTACCGACCTGGACGATTTAATCGAAGCCGCTTACCGTCAGATTTTCTTCCATGCCTTCAAATGGGATCGGGAACCCTTCCTCGAATCCCAATTACGCAATGGACAATTATCGGTGCGGGATTTCATTCGTGGCCTACTGTTATCGAAAACCTTCTATAACAGTTTCTACGAGAAAAACAGCAACTATCGCTTTGTCGAACAGGTAGTACAAAGAGTTCTCGGTCGCGATGTCTATAGCGAAAGAGAAAAAATTGCTTGGTCGATTGTCGTTGCCACCAAAGGTATTCAAGGTTTTGTCGATCAACTGCTCAACAGTGACGAGTATCTGCAAAGCTTTGGTTATGATACCGTTCCCTACCAACGTCGTCGCACCCTGGCCAGCCGCGAAATCGGTGAACGTCCCTTCAACATCACCTCGCCTCGCTACGATGGCTACTATCGTGGTATTTTGGGCTTCCCCCAAATCGTTTGGCAGAATGCTGTCCGTCGCTATGTTCCCCAAGAGCAAAAACCCAAAGCTGGCGATCCTTCCAGCTTCTTGGCTATGGCCCGGGGTCTCGGTAGCGCCAAAGGCAATCCTGTACCAAGAGTCTCCGCTATGAATATTAACATCGAGGCTTCTGTACCCCGTCGTTAA
- the mnmA gene encoding tRNA 2-thiouridine(34) synthase MnmA — protein sequence MGKVVVGLSGGVDSSVAAAALHAQGYDVIGLTLWLMKGKGQCCSEGMVDAAFICEQLGVPHHIVDSRELFQKEIIDYLVSGYEAGITPLPCSQCNKAVKFGPMLHYARETLETDTIATGHYARIRFSPENNRYQLLRAVDKNKDQSYFLYDLTQDVLRGTLFPLGEQTKAETRRIAQEFGLKTADKPDSQDLCLIEAHGTMRSFLDKYIAVSEGDIVDLDGKVLGKHSGIHHYTIGQRKGIGIAAAEPLYVVKLDPVMNRVIVGNRESAVSADCLVGRMNWVSIAEPTTPIRAQVQVRYRSPAVPVNVIPLENNQVKLVFDQPQFSITPGQAAVIYEGEIVLGGGIISGATP from the coding sequence ATGGGGAAAGTTGTTGTCGGTCTATCGGGGGGAGTAGATAGCTCAGTTGCCGCTGCCGCTCTACACGCTCAAGGTTATGATGTTATTGGCTTGACCCTGTGGTTAATGAAGGGTAAAGGTCAATGCTGCTCCGAGGGAATGGTAGATGCGGCCTTTATTTGTGAGCAGTTGGGGGTTCCCCATCATATCGTCGATAGTCGCGAGCTTTTCCAAAAAGAAATTATTGATTATCTAGTTTCTGGTTACGAAGCGGGAATCACACCGCTGCCCTGTTCTCAGTGCAATAAAGCGGTAAAATTTGGTCCGATGCTGCATTATGCTAGGGAAACCTTAGAAACGGACACTATTGCCACCGGTCACTACGCTAGAATTCGTTTTTCTCCTGAAAACAACCGTTATCAACTGCTGCGCGCCGTCGATAAAAATAAAGATCAATCCTATTTTCTCTATGATCTCACTCAAGATGTACTGCGGGGGACTTTATTTCCCTTGGGAGAACAAACCAAGGCAGAAACCCGCAGAATTGCCCAAGAATTCGGCTTAAAAACGGCAGATAAACCCGATAGTCAGGATTTATGCTTGATTGAAGCTCACGGAACTATGCGATCGTTCTTGGATAAGTATATCGCCGTTAGTGAGGGCGATATCGTCGATCTCGATGGCAAAGTTTTGGGTAAACATAGCGGTATCCATCATTATACGATCGGACAACGCAAAGGCATCGGCATTGCCGCCGCCGAACCCCTCTATGTGGTAAAACTCGATCCCGTCATGAATCGGGTTATCGTCGGTAATCGCGAAAGTGCCGTTAGTGCCGATTGTCTTGTCGGACGGATGAACTGGGTTTCTATTGCTGAACCCACCACCCCTATCCGCGCGCAGGTACAGGTCCGTTATCGTTCTCCGGCTGTTCCCGTCAATGTTATTCCCCTAGAAAATAATCAAGTGAAACTGGTTTTTGATCAACCACAATTTAGCATCACCCCGGGCCAGGCAGCCGTGATTTATGAAGGGGAAATCGTCCTCGGTGGGGGGATTATTTCAGGAGCCACCCCATAG